A window of Kwoniella newhampshirensis strain CBS 13917 chromosome 9, whole genome shotgun sequence contains these coding sequences:
- a CDS encoding 26S protease regulatory subunit 7 produces the protein MAPKEDWEKYDKKVTDEKEEKIVALDESDIQILKTYGQGPYSLALKKIENELKEIQKRVNEKMGVRESDTGLASANLWDVAADRQRQGQRPLQVARCQTIIKATEPPPSDRPLNPQDGAGAGNPEGDKYVISIKQVAKFVVGLGDQVAPTDVEEGMRVGVDHTNYKIMIPLPPKIDPSVTMMQVEERPSITYADVGGCKEQIEKLREVVELPLLEPERFANLGIEPPKGVLLYGPPGTGKTLCARAVANRTDSTFIRVIGSELVQKYIGEGARMVRELFEMARSKKACIIFFDEVDAIGGARFDDGAGGDNEVQRTMLELINQLDGFDSRGNIKVIMATNRPDTLDPALLRPGRLDRKVEFSLPDNEGRTHILKIHGKSMSVERDIRYDLIARLCPNATGAELKSVATEAGMFAIRARRKVATERDFLDAVEKVIRQGTKFSSTALYAQYN, from the exons ATGGCGCCCAAGGA GGATTGGGAGAAGT ACGACAAGAAAGTGacagatgagaaggaggagaagattgtcG CTCTTGACGAATCTGATATCCAAATTCTCAAAACCTAC GGACAAGGACCTTATTCTCTTGCactgaagaagatcgagaatgAGCTCAAGGAGATCCAAAAGCGAGTTAACGAGAAGATGGGCGTGAGGGAGTCGGACACTGGTCTGGCCAGTGCGAACTTGTGGGATGTAGCTGCAGACAGGCAAAGGCAGGGACAAAGACCTTTGCAGGTGGCCAGATGTCAGACTATCATCAAAGCTA CCGAGCCTCCACCCAGCGATCGTCCGCTCAACCCCCAAGATGGAGCTGGTGCAGGCAATCCCGAGGGAGACAAATATGTCATCTCAATCAAACAGGTGGCGAAGTTCGTTGTCGGTTTGGGGGATCAAGTGGCACCGACcgatgtggaagagggtATGCGAGTTGG TGTCGATCACACGAACTACAAAATTATGATCCCCTTACCACCCAAGATCGATCCCTCAGTCACAATGATGCAG gtcgaggagagacCATCAATCACTTACGCCGATGTTGGAGGATGTAAAGAGCAGATCGAGAAGCTGCGAGAGGTCGTGGAGTTGCCTTTATTAGAG CCTGAGCGATTCGCCAACCTTGGTATCGAGCCTCCAAAGGGTGTGCTCCTGTACGGTCCTCCCGGTACGGGTAAGACACTCTGTGCTCGAGCCGTGGCCAACCGAACAGACAGTACTTTCAtccgag TCATCGGCTCTGAGCTTGTCCAGAAGTACATTGGTGAAGGTGCACGAATGGTTCGGGAGTTATTCGAGATGGCCCGATCGAAGAAAGCCTGTATCATCTTTTTCGACGAAGTGGACGCCATCGGAGGAGCGAGATTCGATGACGGTGCGGGTGGTGATAACGAGGTGCAGAGAACTATGTTGGAGTTGATTAACCAGCTGGACGGTTTCGATTCCAGAGGGAACATCAAGGTCATCATGGCTACCAACAG ACCGGACACACTCGATCCTGCATTGTTGCGACCTGGACGACTGGACCGAAAAGTGGAGTTCAGCTTGCCGGACAATGAGGGTAGAACGCACATCCTGAAAATTCACGGCAAGAG TATGAGTGTGGAGCGGGATATTCGATACGATCTCATTGCACGTCTGTGTCCCAACGCCACCGGTGCGGAGCTCAAATCGGTTGCTactgag GCTGGAATGTTCGCCATCCGAGCTAGGAGAAAAGTCGCTACCGAGAGAGATTTCCTGGATGCGGTGGAGAAGGTTATTCGACAGGGTACAAAGTTCTCAAGTACGGCTTTGTATGCGCAATACAACTAG